The following are encoded together in the Rhizobium sp. SSA_523 genome:
- a CDS encoding alpha/beta hydrolase, translating to MASSTVVLAAAVALSQEILAPGPAGDLSGTFTRVRDPSAPVVLIIPGSGPTDRDGNSRLGIQAGSYRLLAEGLAARGISSVRIDKRGMFGSAGAAADANAVTVDDYVADVRSWTRSIAAETGRDCVWLLGHSEGGLVALAAAQVEPSICGLILIATPGRPMGEVLKEQLAANPANAAFLGQANTAIDMLASGKRVGAGSLPEPLRPLFAPALQDFLASVFRLDPAKLIGSLAKPILILQGDRDLQVGVGDAERLKAAAGKAMLVLLPGVNHVLKAVPPNDPTQNLTSYADPDLPLAAGIVDAIRTLISAKPERDDL from the coding sequence ATGGCCTCATCAACGGTTGTTCTGGCAGCGGCGGTTGCGCTGTCGCAGGAGATCCTTGCACCGGGTCCGGCTGGAGATCTGAGCGGAACTTTCACGCGTGTGAGAGACCCGTCCGCTCCCGTCGTGCTCATCATTCCGGGTTCCGGCCCGACCGACCGGGACGGCAATAGCAGGCTCGGGATTCAGGCGGGATCCTACCGCCTGCTTGCGGAAGGACTGGCCGCCCGGGGCATTTCCTCGGTTCGGATCGATAAGCGAGGCATGTTCGGGAGTGCCGGCGCTGCCGCCGACGCAAATGCCGTGACGGTCGACGACTATGTCGCCGACGTGCGATCCTGGACAAGGTCCATCGCGGCCGAAACCGGCAGAGACTGTGTCTGGCTTCTCGGCCATAGCGAAGGCGGGCTCGTGGCGCTGGCCGCCGCTCAGGTAGAGCCATCCATCTGCGGCCTCATTCTCATCGCCACGCCAGGCCGTCCCATGGGTGAGGTGCTGAAGGAGCAGCTTGCGGCCAATCCTGCCAATGCCGCTTTCCTCGGACAAGCCAATACCGCCATCGATATGCTGGCTTCGGGAAAGCGGGTCGGGGCCGGCAGTCTGCCGGAGCCTCTGCGCCCTTTGTTCGCACCGGCTCTGCAGGATTTCCTCGCCAGCGTGTTTCGCCTGGATCCTGCCAAGCTGATTGGAAGCCTTGCAAAGCCGATACTGATCCTACAGGGCGACCGCGATCTTCAGGTCGGCGTGGGTGACGCGGAAAGACTGAAGGCCGCTGCCGGAAAGGCGATGCTTGTCCTGCTTCCCGGCGTCAACCATGTCTTGAAAGCCGTTCCGCCGAACGATCCCACGCAGAATCTTACGAGCTATGCCGATCCCGACCTGCCTCTCGCCGCGGGGATCGTCGACGCCATCCGGACATTGATCTCGGCAAAGCCCGAACGCGATGATTTGTGA